The following are from one region of the Silene latifolia isolate original U9 population chromosome 9, ASM4854445v1, whole genome shotgun sequence genome:
- the LOC141599345 gene encoding V-type proton ATPase subunit a3-like: MAGGGGGCCPPMDLMRSEPMHLVQLIIPLESSHLTVSYLGDLGLIQFKDLNSEKSPFQRTYANQIKKCGEMSRRLRYFKEQMSNAGISTPPKSFTKGDIKVDDLEAKLVDLEAELTEMNSNNEKLQRTYNELAEFKLVLQKAGEFFYTAQSSAAAQQAEIESGHIEESLDTPLLRDQDKSVDASKTVQLGFFTGLVPREKSMAFERILFRATRGNVFLRQVSVENPVMDPASGEKVEKNVFIIFYSGERAKTKIHKICEAFGANRYPFSEDISKQAQMLKDVSSRISELRTTIDAGLLHRGNLLQTIGDQFEQWNLLVRKEKSIYHTLNMLSMDVTKKCLVGEGWSPVFATNEIQDALHRATFDSNSQVEAIIQVLHTKESPPTYFRTNKFTTAFQEIVDAYGIAKYQEANPTVFTVVTFPFLFAVMFGDWGHGICILLATLFLVVREKKLGSQKLGDIMEMMFGGRYVILMMAIFSIYTGLIYNEFFSVPFSLFGQSAYDCRDLSCKDATTDGLIKVRDAYPFGVDPVWHGSRSELPFLNSLKMKMSILLGVAQMNLGIMMSFFNAKFFRSCVDIWFQFIPQMIFLNGLFGYLSMLIILKWCTGSKADLYHTMIYMFLSPTDELGENQLFSGQKTVQMVLLLLALVSVPWMLLPKPFILKYQHQRRHQDETYMPLQGEESLQVETNHDSHGGHEEFEFSEVLVHQLIHTIEFVLGAVSNTASYLRLWALSLAHSELSTVFYEKVLLLAWGYNNVAILIVGIIVFIFATVGVLLVMETLSAFLHALRLHWVEFQNKFYLGDGYKFLPFSFSFTSEEEE; encoded by the exons ATAAAAAAATGTGGAGAGATGTCGCGTAGATTACGATATTTCAAGGAACAAATGTCGAATGCTGGGATTTCAACGCCGCCAAAGTCTTTCACTAAGGGCGATATCAAAGTGGATGATTTGGAG GCAAAACTTGTAGATCTTGAAGCTGAGCTTACTGAGATGAATTCAAACAATGAGAAGTTACAGCGTACATACAATGAACTTGCCGAGTTTAAACTGGTTCTTCAGAAG GCAGGAGAGTTCTTCTACACAGCTCAAAGTAGTGCAGCTGCTCAACAGGCGGAAATAGAATCAGGGCATATTGAAGAGTCCCTAGACACACCTCTACTTCGAGATCAA GATAAATCAGTCGATGCATCAAAGACAGTGCAGCTAGGGTTCTTTACTGGTCTTGTTCCCAGGGAAAAATCTATGGCATTTGAGAGGATTTTGTTTCGTGCTACCAGGGGAAATGTCTTTCTCAGGCAGGTCAGTGTAGAAAATCCGGTGATGGATCCTGCTTCTGGTGAGAAG GTTGAAAAAAATGTCTTCATAATATTCTACTCTGGGGAAAGGGCAAAAACTAAGATACATAAGATATGCGAGGCGTTTGGAGCAAATCGTTACCCTTTTAGTGAGGATATCAGCAAACAAGCTCAAATGCTGAAAGAC GTGTCGAGTAGAATCTCAGAGCTGAGGACGACAATTGATGCAGGACTTCTGCATCGTGGCAATTTATTGCAGACTATTGGTGATCAGTTTGAGCAGTGGAACCTTTTG GTGAGGAAGGAGAAATCTATTTACCACACATTAAACATGCTTAGCATGGATGTCACGAAGAAATGCCTTGTAGGAGAAGGGTGGTCCCCAGTTTTTGCAACAAATGAG ATCCAGGATGCATTACACAGAGCAACATTCGACTCAAATTCTCAAGTTGAAGCTATAATTCAAGTTCTTCACACAAAGGAGTCACCGCCAACCTATTTCAGGACGAATAAATTTACTACTGCTTTCCAGGAAATTGTCGATGCATATGG GATTGCCAAGTATCAAGAAGCAAATCCAACTGTATTTACAGTCGTCACTTTCCCATTTCTGTTTGCAGTCATGTTTGGTGATTGGGGACATGGTATATGCATATTACTTGCAACATTATTCCTTGTTGTCCGGGAGAAGAAGCTCGGTAGTCAG AAACTGGGAGATATCATGGAGATGATGTTTGGTGGCCGATATGTTATTTTGATGATGGCAATTTTCTCAATTTACACTGGTTTAATCTATAATGAGTTCTTTTCAGTCCCCTTTTCATTATTTGGTCAGTCAGCATATGATTGCCGTGATCTTTCCTGCAA GGATGCGACAACAGATGGCTTGATTAAAGTGAGGGATGCATACCCGTTTGGTGTAGATCCTGTATGGCATGGTTCTCGAAGTGAATTGCCTTTTCTCAACTCTTTAAAGATGAAGATGTCGATCCTTCTAGGGGTTGCTCAAATGAACCTTGGGATCATGATGAGTTTTTTCAATGCCAAGTTCTTCAGAAGTTGTGTAGATATATG GTTCCAATTTATTCCCCAGATGATTTTCTTAAACGGTTTGTTTGGCTACCTTTCCATGCTTATAATTTTGAAGTGGTGCACTGGCTCAAAAGCTGATTTATACCACACTATGATCTATATGTTCTTGAGCCCTACTGATGAGCTGGGTGAAAACCAGCTTTTCTCTGGCCAGAAGACGGTCCAG ATGGTTCTGTTATTACTCGCCCTAGTGTCTGTACCTTGGATGCTACTCCCAAAGCCTTTCATTCTGAAATACCAACACCAAAGG AGGCACCAAGATGAAACATACATGCCACTTCAAGGTGAAGAAAGCCTTCAAGTTGAAACAAACCATGATTCTCATGGTGGGCATGAGGAATTTGAATTTAGCGAAGTCCTGGTGCATCAGCTTATACATACTATAGAATTTGTACTTGGAGCTGTTTCAAACACCGCTTCATACCTTCGTTTATGGGCACTGAG CTTGGCCCACTCAGAGCTATCTACTGTATTTTACGAGAAGGTTTTGCTACTAGCATGGGG GTACAACAATGTAGCCATTCTAATTGTGGGTATTATCGTCTTCATCTTTGCTACTGTGGGCGTATTATTGGTCATGGAAACTTTGAGTGCTTTCCTACACGCACTCCGTCTACATTGGGTGGAATTCCAGAACAAGTTCTACTTGGGAGATGGTTACAAGTTCttacccttctctttctcttttaccAGCGAAGAAGAAGAATGA
- the LOC141599347 gene encoding purple acid phosphatase 2 yields MAMQSIFVYLFVVIVGLILNKAVICNGGTTSKFTRKVEKTIDMPLSSDVFASPPGYNAPQQVHITQGDHEGRAVIVSWVTMEEAGSSKVVYWEESKKEKKHAEGKITKYKYYNYTSGYIHHCTLKHLEFDTKYFYALGTGQSRRKFWFMTPPKPGPNVPYTFGLIGDLGQSYDSNSTLLHYEQNPTKGQAMLFMGDLSYADNYPDHDNRRWDSWGRFVERSTAYQPWIWTVGNHEIDFAPEIGETEPFKPYKHRYHTPYKSSNSTSPFWYSIKRGPAHIIILASYSAYGKYTPQYKWLEQEFPRVNRSETPWLIVLMHSPWYNSYNYHYMEGESMRVMYEPWFVQNKVDVVFAGHVHAYERSKRISNIAYNIVNGECRPVADQSAPVYITIGDGGNLEGLATNMTEPQPDYSAFREASFGHATFDIKNHTHAYYSWHRNQDGAAVKADSTWFFNRYWHPVDETMGASD; encoded by the exons ATGGCAATGCAATctatttttgtttatttatttgttgttattgtgggGTTGATATTGAATAAAGCAGTAATATGCAATGGAGGAACAACAAGTAAATTTACAAGAAAAGTTGAGAAAACTATTGATATGCCACTTTCTAGTGATGTCTTTGCTTCTCCTCCTGGCTACAATGCTCCTCAGCAG GTTCATATAACACAAGGAGATCATGAGGGAAGAGCAGTGATAGTGTCATGGGTGACAATGGAGGAGGCCGGTTCGAGTAAGGTGGTGTACTGGGAGGAGAGCAAGAAAGAAAAGAAACATGCAGAAGGCAAAATAACCAAGTACAAGTATTATAATTACACCTCTGGGTACATTCATCACTGCACTCTCAAGCATTTGGAG TTTGATACAAAGTACTTCTATGCTCTTGGTACCGGACAAAGCCGGAGGAAATTCTGGTTTATGACTCCACCAAAACCTGGCCCTAATGTTCCTTATACTTTCGGTCTCATTG GAGATTTAGGACAAAGTTATGATTCAAACTCGACTCTCTTGCATTATGAACAAAACCCAACCAAAGGGCAAGCAATGCTGTTTATGGGGGATCTTTCCTATGCTGACAACTATCCTGATCATGATAATAGAAGATGGGATTCATGGGGAAGATTCGTCGAGAGAAGTACTGCCTATCAGCCTTGGATTTGGACTGTTGGCAACCATGAGATTGATTTTGCCCCTGAAATC GGTGAAACCGAGCCCTTCAAACCATATAAGCATCGCTATCACACACCTTATAAATCATCAAACAGTACATCTCCTTTCTGGTACTCCATCAAGAGAGGCCCAGCTCACATCATCATCTTAGCATCCTACTCGGCATATG GTAAATATACTCCACAGTACAAATGGCTGGAGCAAGAGTTTCCGAGGGTTAACAGGAGCGAGACTCCATGGCTAATTGTTCTAATGCATTCTCCATGGTATAATAGCTACAATTACCATTATATGGAAGGCGAATCTATGAGGGTGATGTATGAGCCTTGGTTTGTTCAGAACAAAGTCGACGTTGTGTTCGCTGGTCATGTTCATGCCTATGAGAGATCT AAACGTATATCAAATATAGCGTACAACATCGTCAATGGAGAATGCAGACCCGTGGCAGACCAGTCTGCTCCTGTTTACATTACAATTGGAGATGGAGGAAATCTAGAAGGTTTAGCAACCAA CATGACTGAACCACAACCAGATTACTCAGCATTCCGAGAAGCAAGCTTCGGACATGCCACTTTCGACATTAAAAATCACACGCACGCTTACTATAGCTGGCATCGCAATCAAGATGGTGCTGCTGTTAAAGCAGATTCAACCTGGTTTTTCAACAGGTATTGGCATCCAGTTGATGAAACCATGGGTGCCAGTGACTAG